Proteins encoded together in one Halalkaliarchaeum sp. AArc-CO window:
- a CDS encoding S9 family peptidase, with protein MPDVSRYLNVRSAAGADFGPDGDRLSFRLDATGTFQVWSLEEPEGWPEQHTFFDERVTFASVSPERPELIFGMDEGGNERAQLYRLEPAAGEITELTRRPSAKHRWGGWSNDGERFAFASNRRADAVFDVYVQGREEVGEEATLVQEGDGWLTVAGWSPDDSRLLVVESHSSFDQDLYVLGLDDGSFSHLTPHEGDVRHLSPEWGPDGEGIYLVTDRNSDSLQLERLDIASQTFDVVEEGGEWNVDGVAVHEPSRRVVYTRNVDGYTDVTAGELVAPDRIDELPTPDLPDGVAGGVAFAPDGDRYAITVTGSTHNPNVYVVETTTGEATRWTRASTAGIPPETFIERELLRYPTFDGRKIPAFFSTPASPAPEGGYPVIVDIHGGPESQRRPSFSAVTQFFLAEGYAVMEPNVRGSSGYGTEYSSLDDVEKRMDSVADIEAAVEWLHDHPEVDGERIVALGGSYGGFMVLSSLSEYPELWAAGIDIVGIANFVTFLENTGDWRRELREAEYGSLEEDREFLEEISPINNVDRIEAPLFVLHGENDPRVPVGEAEQVAEKAREAGVPVRKLLFEDEGHGFSKLENRIEAYSAIVEFLENHV; from the coding sequence ATGCCGGACGTTAGCCGATATCTCAACGTGCGAAGCGCGGCCGGGGCGGATTTCGGTCCCGACGGCGACCGACTCTCGTTTCGGCTCGACGCCACCGGGACGTTCCAGGTGTGGTCCCTCGAGGAGCCGGAAGGGTGGCCCGAACAGCACACGTTCTTCGACGAGCGGGTGACGTTCGCCTCCGTTTCCCCCGAGCGACCCGAGCTGATCTTCGGGATGGACGAGGGAGGAAACGAGCGGGCGCAGCTGTACCGGCTCGAACCGGCGGCCGGGGAGATCACCGAGCTTACTCGACGGCCGTCCGCGAAACACCGCTGGGGCGGCTGGTCGAACGACGGCGAGCGGTTCGCGTTCGCGTCGAACCGCAGGGCGGACGCTGTCTTCGACGTGTACGTGCAGGGACGCGAGGAGGTCGGGGAGGAGGCTACACTGGTACAGGAGGGTGACGGCTGGCTCACCGTCGCGGGATGGAGCCCGGACGACAGCCGCCTTTTGGTCGTCGAATCCCACTCGAGCTTCGATCAGGATCTCTACGTGCTCGGTCTCGACGACGGCTCGTTTTCGCATCTGACGCCTCACGAGGGCGACGTCCGCCATCTCAGTCCCGAGTGGGGGCCCGACGGCGAGGGGATCTACCTCGTCACCGACCGGAACTCCGACAGCCTGCAACTGGAACGGCTCGATATCGCCTCACAGACGTTCGACGTCGTCGAGGAAGGCGGCGAGTGGAACGTCGACGGCGTTGCGGTCCACGAGCCCTCTCGCCGCGTCGTCTACACCCGAAACGTCGACGGGTACACCGACGTCACGGCCGGGGAACTCGTCGCACCCGACCGAATTGACGAGCTGCCCACCCCCGATCTCCCCGACGGGGTGGCCGGCGGCGTCGCCTTCGCTCCAGACGGTGATCGGTACGCGATCACCGTGACCGGTAGCACCCACAACCCCAACGTCTACGTCGTAGAGACGACGACCGGCGAGGCGACGCGGTGGACCCGGGCGTCGACGGCGGGGATCCCACCGGAGACGTTCATCGAGCGCGAACTTCTCCGGTATCCAACGTTCGACGGCCGGAAGATTCCGGCGTTTTTCTCGACGCCCGCCTCCCCGGCGCCCGAGGGCGGCTACCCGGTTATCGTCGACATCCACGGCGGTCCCGAATCACAGCGGCGTCCCTCCTTCAGCGCAGTGACGCAGTTCTTCCTCGCGGAGGGGTACGCCGTAATGGAGCCGAACGTTCGCGGCTCCTCGGGCTACGGGACCGAATACAGCTCGCTGGACGACGTCGAAAAGCGGATGGACTCGGTCGCCGACATCGAGGCGGCCGTCGAGTGGCTCCACGACCACCCCGAAGTCGACGGGGAGCGGATCGTCGCCCTGGGCGGCTCCTACGGCGGGTTCATGGTGCTGTCGTCGCTCTCGGAGTATCCGGAGCTGTGGGCCGCCGGCATCGACATCGTCGGGATCGCGAACTTCGTGACGTTCCTCGAGAACACCGGGGACTGGCGGCGGGAGCTCCGGGAGGCCGAGTACGGGAGCCTCGAGGAAGACCGGGAGTTCCTCGAAGAGATCTCGCCGATCAACAACGTCGATCGAATCGAGGCTCCGCTGTTCGTCCTGCACGGCGAGAACGACCCCCGCGTCCCGGTCGGCGAAGCCGAACAGGTGGCAGAGAAGGCCAGGGAGGCGGGCGTTCCCGTCCGGAAGCTACTCTTCGAGGACGAGGGGCACGGCTTCTCCAAACTGGAAAACCGGATCGAGGCGTACTCCGCGATCGTGGAGTTCCTCGAAAACCACGTGTGA
- a CDS encoding glycosyltransferase family 4 protein yields the protein MRPLVHLELGDRLDRSGIGTAASHQRRALSEHVTGVEPVASLWTGGSIRGAGTAALRGRNPIRNVDVVHCHLPGPASLALARLARRRGVPVVFHAHVTSEDFAGSFRGSTAVAPALRRYLRRAYSVADLVLCPSEYTKRRLEEYPIDAPVEPITNGVDLASLEGHDRLRGEYRRRFDLSGTVVFTVGNVFARKGIGDFCRLAGELRDQPTPAVAPGDGDGYEFAWFGPYDTGLTASSTVRRWLRSHPSNVTFTGWIDDKRGAFGAGDVYLFPTHEENQGIAALEAMACGKPVVMRDLPVFEEYYEHGHDCLLCADRTEMREAIERLAGDPELRERLGANARETAREHGLDRLGKRLTGSYRGLLERNTSD from the coding sequence GTGCGCCCGCTCGTCCACCTCGAACTCGGCGACCGGCTCGACCGATCGGGCATCGGCACGGCGGCGTCCCACCAGCGTCGGGCCCTTTCAGAGCACGTTACGGGCGTGGAACCGGTCGCCAGCCTCTGGACCGGCGGCTCCATCCGCGGGGCCGGGACCGCCGCGCTGCGGGGACGAAACCCGATCCGGAACGTCGACGTCGTCCACTGTCACCTCCCGGGTCCCGCTTCGCTCGCGCTCGCCCGGCTGGCCCGCCGGCGTGGCGTTCCGGTGGTGTTTCACGCCCACGTGACGAGCGAGGACTTCGCCGGCTCGTTCCGTGGATCGACCGCTGTCGCGCCCGCGTTGCGGCGGTATCTCCGTCGGGCGTACTCTGTGGCCGATCTGGTGTTGTGTCCGAGCGAGTACACGAAACGCCGGCTCGAGGAGTATCCGATCGACGCACCCGTCGAGCCGATAACGAACGGTGTAGATCTCGCGTCGCTCGAAGGCCACGACCGGCTCCGAGGAGAGTACCGCCGCCGGTTCGATCTCTCGGGAACGGTCGTGTTCACGGTCGGCAACGTCTTCGCCCGGAAGGGGATCGGCGACTTCTGTCGGCTCGCCGGGGAACTTCGGGACCAGCCGACGCCCGCGGTCGCACCGGGCGACGGGGACGGCTACGAGTTCGCCTGGTTCGGCCCGTACGATACCGGCCTTACGGCGTCCTCGACCGTCCGGCGGTGGCTCCGGTCGCATCCGTCGAACGTCACGTTCACCGGCTGGATCGACGACAAACGCGGCGCGTTCGGCGCCGGCGACGTCTACCTGTTCCCGACACACGAGGAGAACCAGGGGATCGCCGCCCTCGAGGCGATGGCGTGTGGCAAGCCGGTCGTGATGCGGGACCTGCCGGTGTTCGAAGAGTACTACGAACACGGCCACGACTGTTTGCTGTGTGCCGATCGAACGGAAATGCGCGAGGCGATCGAGCGCCTCGCCGGCGATCCGGAGCTTCGGGAACGGCTCGGCGCCAACGCCCGCGAAACCGCACGCGAACACGGACTCGACCGGCTCGGGAAGCGACTGACCGGGAGTTATCGGGGGCTGCTGGAGCGAAACACAAGCGATTAA
- the acs gene encoding acetate--CoA ligase, giving the protein MSDDDTVLEARLPDSETFDPPEAFLEGANVTDPGIYEEFEENWPECWEAAAELVDWERKYDQVLDASDPPFYEWFTGGGLNASANCLDRHLDERGEEPAIEWIGEPTDEENRTYTYEQLHREVNEFAAALRELGVEEDDVVTVYMPMVPELPIAMLACARIGAPHSVVFAGFSAEALATRMNAADSSYLITCDGYYRRGDPLDHLEKANEGLAGVDHDAEATVVVDRLGANGDGFGHDLHDNQHDYATLIADHEGDTIDPVSRDAEDMLFLMYTSGTTGKPKGVKHTTGGYLSWATWTSQAVLDVKSEDTYFCAADIGWITGHSYIVYGPLSLGTTTMMYEGTSDYPDYDRLWEIIEEYEATQLYTAPTAIRAFMKWGEEYPDRHDLSSLRLLGTVGEPINPRAWKWYYTNIGNEECPVVDTWWQTETGGMMVTTLPGICEMKPGSAGPPLPGVDARVVDAAGEEVEDGRAGYLTIQKPWPGMLRTLYRNDERFIREYWAEYSDLDSEDMDDWVYSPEDGAKIDADGYITVLGRVDDVLNVSGHRLGTMELESAIVGVEGVAEAAVVGGEHELKGEAVYAYVITEDGYEGDETLRQRIVDGVESAIGPIARPERVIFTPDLPKTRSGKIMRRLLENIANGEELGNTSTLQNPGIVEEIQEKVRDA; this is encoded by the coding sequence ATGTCAGACGACGACACGGTTCTGGAAGCGAGACTTCCCGACAGTGAGACGTTCGACCCTCCGGAGGCGTTCCTCGAGGGGGCGAACGTCACCGATCCCGGGATCTACGAGGAGTTCGAGGAGAACTGGCCGGAGTGCTGGGAGGCGGCCGCCGAACTGGTCGACTGGGAGCGGAAGTACGATCAGGTGCTCGACGCGAGCGATCCGCCGTTTTACGAGTGGTTCACGGGAGGTGGGCTGAACGCGTCGGCGAACTGTCTCGACCGACATCTCGACGAACGGGGGGAGGAACCCGCCATCGAGTGGATCGGCGAACCGACCGACGAGGAAAACCGGACCTACACGTACGAACAGCTCCACCGGGAGGTAAACGAGTTCGCCGCAGCGCTCCGGGAACTCGGCGTAGAGGAAGACGACGTCGTCACCGTCTACATGCCGATGGTTCCGGAGCTGCCGATCGCGATGTTGGCATGTGCCCGGATCGGTGCTCCCCACAGTGTCGTCTTCGCCGGCTTCTCCGCGGAGGCACTCGCGACCCGGATGAACGCTGCCGACTCCTCGTATCTGATCACCTGCGACGGCTACTACCGGCGGGGGGATCCACTCGATCACCTCGAGAAGGCAAACGAGGGGCTCGCCGGCGTCGATCACGACGCCGAGGCGACTGTCGTCGTCGACCGGCTCGGCGCAAACGGCGACGGGTTCGGACACGACCTCCATGACAACCAGCACGATTACGCGACCCTGATTGCCGACCACGAAGGCGACACGATCGACCCGGTTTCCCGCGACGCGGAGGACATGCTGTTTTTGATGTACACCTCCGGCACGACCGGGAAGCCGAAGGGGGTGAAACACACGACCGGCGGCTACCTCTCGTGGGCCACCTGGACATCGCAGGCGGTGCTGGACGTGAAATCCGAGGACACCTACTTCTGTGCGGCCGACATCGGCTGGATCACCGGCCACTCGTACATCGTCTACGGCCCACTTTCGCTCGGTACGACCACGATGATGTACGAAGGAACGTCGGATTACCCCGACTACGACCGGCTGTGGGAGATCATCGAAGAGTACGAGGCCACGCAGCTGTACACCGCTCCGACCGCCATTCGGGCGTTCATGAAGTGGGGCGAGGAGTATCCCGACCGGCACGACCTCTCGTCGCTTCGCCTGCTGGGAACCGTCGGCGAGCCGATCAACCCCCGGGCCTGGAAGTGGTACTACACCAATATCGGCAACGAGGAGTGTCCGGTCGTCGATACCTGGTGGCAAACCGAAACCGGCGGGATGATGGTGACGACGCTGCCGGGGATCTGTGAGATGAAACCCGGATCCGCGGGACCCCCGCTTCCCGGTGTCGACGCCCGCGTGGTCGACGCTGCCGGCGAGGAGGTCGAGGACGGCCGGGCAGGCTACCTGACGATTCAAAAACCCTGGCCAGGAATGTTGCGGACGCTGTATCGCAACGACGAGCGATTCATCCGGGAGTACTGGGCGGAGTACTCCGATCTCGACTCCGAGGACATGGACGACTGGGTGTATTCGCCCGAGGACGGCGCGAAGATCGACGCGGACGGCTACATCACGGTTCTGGGCCGCGTCGACGACGTGCTCAACGTCTCGGGGCACCGGCTCGGAACGATGGAACTGGAGTCGGCGATCGTCGGCGTCGAGGGCGTCGCGGAGGCGGCCGTCGTGGGCGGCGAGCACGAACTCAAAGGCGAGGCAGTGTACGCGTACGTCATCACCGAGGACGGCTACGAGGGCGACGAGACGCTCCGGCAGCGGATCGTCGACGGAGTCGAGTCGGCGATCGGGCCGATCGCCCGCCCCGAACGGGTAATCTTCACGCCCGACCTCCCGAAGACGCGATCCGGAAAGATCATGCGTCGCCTGCTCGAAAACATCGCCAACGGCGAGGAACTCGGCAACACCAGCACGCTCCAGAACCCCGGCATCGTCGAAGAGATCCAGGAGAAGGTCCGGGACGCCTGA
- a CDS encoding P-loop NTPase: MPARTLAVAGAKGGVGKTTTSINLSAALADAGLDVLVVETDLAMANVVDFLRFSPEETLHEVLAGDAAPKEAIYSVPGGFEVLPSGTTVEGFVDADVTEIPAVLEAVEDRYDVIIFDTGAGVSHESLLPLGLADRTVIVSSPRVASVRDANKTAELAERLGGQVAGVLFSKSGTGRSPPPEQIASYLELPLLGHVPEDPAVPDAQDSGRPVVTVAPESAAARAYREVARTLFEEKPSDQATRKNGSSSPGTETQDRRSSGDVGTAVNDG; the protein is encoded by the coding sequence ATGCCCGCGCGAACGCTCGCAGTCGCCGGCGCGAAGGGGGGCGTCGGAAAGACGACGACGAGCATCAACCTCAGCGCTGCGCTGGCAGATGCGGGACTGGACGTCCTCGTCGTAGAGACGGATCTCGCGATGGCGAACGTCGTCGACTTTCTGCGATTCTCGCCGGAGGAAACACTCCACGAGGTACTGGCAGGCGACGCCGCGCCCAAGGAGGCGATTTACTCCGTTCCCGGCGGCTTCGAGGTGCTCCCGAGCGGAACGACCGTCGAGGGCTTCGTCGACGCAGACGTCACGGAGATTCCGGCGGTTCTCGAGGCCGTCGAAGACCGATACGACGTCATCATCTTCGACACTGGTGCGGGCGTGAGCCACGAGTCGCTGCTCCCGCTGGGGCTGGCAGATCGGACCGTCATCGTCTCCTCGCCCCGGGTTGCGAGCGTTCGTGACGCGAACAAGACCGCCGAACTCGCCGAACGACTCGGCGGCCAGGTCGCCGGCGTACTGTTTAGCAAGTCAGGAACCGGGCGCTCCCCCCCGCCAGAACAGATCGCCTCCTATCTGGAACTTCCGCTTTTGGGCCACGTTCCCGAGGATCCTGCAGTCCCCGACGCACAGGACAGCGGCCGGCCGGTGGTAACCGTCGCCCCAGAATCGGCGGCGGCGCGGGCGTACCGCGAGGTCGCACGAACGCTGTTCGAGGAGAAGCCGAGCGATCAGGCTACCAGAAAGAACGGGAGTTCGAGTCCCGGAACCGAAACGCAGGATCGGCGGTCGTCCGGGGACGTCGGAACAGCCGTCAACGACGGCTAA
- a CDS encoding GNAT family N-acetyltransferase, with protein sequence MNVREATIDDIEGIRRVARESFEASYEEALGADRIERGIESWYSTETLRGELPDDARPFFVATADGDVVAFAQSYLASRRETVGEIDWIHVSPEYRGRGIGSRLLERVEAELRDRGATRIEGRVLLANETGTAFYEREGYSEAGDRDVDIGGETFRERLYVKFVTGDGEQVLTEARSGPDGTLRYVAFDEAVRASQGAFYPAYADRERTDLYGWMCGNCDSFDVAIDTMDRYECVECGNRRKPARWDAAYL encoded by the coding sequence ATGAACGTCCGTGAAGCGACGATAGATGACATCGAGGGAATCCGCCGGGTCGCCCGCGAGTCCTTCGAAGCGTCCTACGAGGAGGCGCTCGGGGCGGACCGGATCGAACGCGGGATCGAGTCGTGGTACTCGACGGAGACGCTCCGAGGGGAACTCCCGGACGACGCGCGACCGTTCTTCGTCGCGACCGCGGACGGCGACGTCGTTGCGTTCGCACAGAGCTATCTCGCCAGCCGCCGGGAAACAGTCGGAGAAATCGACTGGATTCACGTCTCTCCGGAATACCGGGGGAGGGGGATCGGATCTCGCCTGCTGGAACGGGTCGAAGCCGAACTCCGCGACCGGGGGGCCACCCGGATCGAGGGCCGCGTCCTGCTGGCAAACGAGACCGGAACCGCGTTTTACGAGCGGGAAGGCTACTCGGAGGCGGGCGATCGAGACGTCGACATCGGCGGGGAGACGTTCCGGGAGCGACTCTACGTGAAGTTCGTCACCGGCGACGGCGAGCAAGTGCTCACCGAGGCTCGGTCGGGTCCGGACGGCACCCTCCGGTACGTCGCCTTCGACGAGGCGGTTCGCGCCTCCCAGGGCGCGTTCTATCCGGCGTACGCAGACCGGGAGCGAACCGACCTTTACGGATGGATGTGCGGGAACTGCGATTCGTTCGACGTCGCGATCGACACCATGGACCGGTACGAGTGTGTCGAGTGTGGAAACCGGCGCAAGCCGGCCCGATGGGACGCGGCATACCTTTGA
- a CDS encoding universal stress protein — protein MYEAILVPTDGSKVAEHAVDHALDLAETYGATIHTLYVVDTDAMEMSLSPEQVDRIDDGEFGQLDEIEEFAERATRVVAQRANERGIDVIERVVSGKPHQSIADYADEHGIEMIVMGSHGRSGIRRALLGSVTERVLRTTSIPVLVVDAGDED, from the coding sequence ATGTACGAGGCCATTCTCGTTCCCACCGACGGAAGCAAAGTCGCAGAGCACGCTGTCGACCACGCGCTGGACCTGGCGGAGACGTACGGCGCGACGATCCACACGCTGTACGTCGTCGACACCGACGCCATGGAGATGTCGCTGTCGCCCGAACAGGTCGACCGAATCGACGACGGCGAGTTCGGACAGCTGGACGAAATCGAGGAGTTCGCCGAACGGGCGACCCGGGTCGTCGCACAACGGGCGAACGAGCGAGGGATCGACGTGATCGAACGCGTCGTGAGCGGCAAGCCACACCAGTCGATCGCCGACTACGCCGACGAACACGGGATCGAAATGATCGTGATGGGGTCACACGGTCGATCGGGGATCCGCCGAGCGCTGCTCGGTAGCGTCACCGAGCGGGTACTGCGCACGACGTCGATCCCCGTGCTCGTCGTTGACGCCGGCGACGAGGACTGA
- a CDS encoding glycosyltransferase, which yields MRVAFVSMETTHHGETPARRRTRRTARLLADRGHDVTVLSAKWWEGGFREFDDEGITYRGIVDRPSRRAFASKLPFALQRLDPEVVQAVVTPPLGAAAAAVACRVKRRPLLLDWWDVDPGAGGPYKRAIRGANRVLTPSRTVKTQVRQRGANGSDVRVVPESVDYSLVRSAGVDDRFDVVYSRPLDADANVETLLLALAELRRRDWRVAVVGDGPARVDAEEAAADLRIDDRVEFLGSLPIEKRVEIFKGTHVFAQTARYEPFAHDLLWALACGCVGLVEYQADSSAHELVEGRERSTLVTSPQELADEIVAAGRLERRSVDDRFEEYDRRAVLEQYLDCYRDEIEAYGLF from the coding sequence ATGCGCGTCGCGTTCGTGTCGATGGAGACGACCCACCACGGCGAAACCCCGGCGAGGCGCCGGACGCGGCGCACGGCCCGCCTGCTCGCCGATCGTGGTCACGACGTCACGGTGCTGTCGGCGAAGTGGTGGGAGGGCGGCTTCCGCGAGTTCGACGACGAGGGGATCACCTACCGAGGGATCGTCGATCGACCGTCGCGGCGGGCCTTCGCCTCGAAGCTGCCGTTTGCGCTCCAGCGTCTCGACCCGGAGGTGGTGCAGGCCGTCGTGACGCCGCCGCTCGGAGCGGCCGCCGCGGCCGTCGCCTGTCGGGTGAAGCGTCGGCCGCTGTTGCTCGACTGGTGGGACGTCGATCCGGGCGCTGGAGGGCCCTACAAACGTGCGATTCGGGGGGCGAATCGGGTACTCACCCCGTCACGAACGGTCAAAACGCAGGTGAGGCAACGGGGGGCGAACGGCTCCGACGTTCGGGTCGTTCCCGAAAGTGTCGACTACTCGCTCGTCCGATCGGCGGGCGTCGACGACCGGTTCGACGTCGTGTACTCCCGTCCGCTGGACGCGGACGCCAACGTGGAGACGCTGCTTTTGGCGCTTGCGGAGCTTCGTCGACGCGACTGGCGGGTCGCGGTCGTCGGCGACGGTCCTGCTCGCGTCGACGCCGAGGAGGCCGCCGCCGACTTGCGGATCGACGATCGGGTCGAGTTCCTCGGCTCCCTTCCGATCGAAAAGCGGGTAGAGATATTCAAAGGGACCCACGTCTTCGCTCAGACCGCCCGCTACGAGCCGTTCGCCCACGACCTGTTGTGGGCGCTGGCGTGTGGCTGCGTCGGCCTCGTCGAGTACCAGGCCGACTCGAGTGCACACGAACTCGTCGAGGGGCGCGAGCGATCGACGCTCGTGACCAGTCCCCAGGAGCTGGCCGACGAGATCGTCGCGGCGGGCCGCCTGGAGCGACGGTCCGTCGACGACCGGTTCGAGGAGTACGACCGGCGGGCCGTGTTAGAGCAGTATCTCGACTGCTACCGGGACGAGATCGAGGCGTACGGGCTGTTTTGA
- a CDS encoding SLC13 family permease yields MVAGSAVALPAQVAAAVDTVAVSAPPRSALVVFGIIFLALVLFVSELIPNDVTAIGVIVSLVVLEPYTGVDAIAGIQGFANPATVTIIAMYILSEGVNRTGIVERLGAAITRITRGEERRLAAATVGTTGLSAGFVNNTPIVAVFIPMVVGLAERSGISPSKLLLPLSYAAMLGGTLTLIGTSTNILAGGLSRELLDRPIGMFEFTSLGFVVLFVGAAYLLTVGRRLTPERIPAKADAVDRFDVQPYLSRLVVRDDSPLVGVPIRKAFAAEFDAIEAGSPVDDNGVALLLVERADETIHGARSDRPIEPGDELVVRAPRARLRELASEYGLRRARRATVTDDTLRSAAVESRLVEALVSPESSAIGDSLGELSLRDRFDATVLAVRRDENLHHERLSEFVLEPGDTLLLQTTDDGGRLLAADDEFLLTGGFAAELQALDEAKPEPLSATAPIALPTMAGVIVVAGLGLVPIVIAALGGAFVMLATGCLTTSDAYEAVNWNVIFLLAGVIPLGLAMQATGGTLWLAGLLEALSGAISLVGLLLIFYVLTGLLSNVITPVASVILMIPVAVDTAIAAGGDPFSFLLAVMFASSAAFMTPVGYQTNLMVYGPGGYRFVDYLRVGGPLQFLIAVVVTVGIWAIWGVAA; encoded by the coding sequence ATGGTCGCTGGTTCGGCGGTTGCGCTTCCGGCGCAGGTTGCAGCCGCCGTCGACACGGTCGCCGTCTCTGCCCCGCCGCGATCGGCGCTTGTCGTGTTCGGCATCATCTTCCTCGCACTGGTGCTTTTCGTCTCCGAACTGATTCCAAACGACGTCACCGCCATCGGCGTCATCGTCTCGCTGGTCGTACTGGAGCCGTACACCGGCGTGGACGCGATCGCCGGGATCCAGGGGTTCGCGAACCCGGCGACGGTGACGATCATCGCGATGTACATCCTCAGTGAGGGGGTCAACCGAACCGGGATCGTCGAACGCCTCGGCGCGGCGATCACCCGCATCACACGGGGCGAGGAACGACGACTCGCGGCCGCGACGGTCGGCACCACTGGCCTTTCGGCCGGCTTCGTCAACAACACGCCGATCGTCGCGGTGTTCATCCCGATGGTGGTCGGGCTGGCCGAGCGGTCCGGAATCTCCCCGTCGAAGCTGCTGTTGCCGCTGTCGTACGCCGCCATGCTCGGAGGGACGCTCACGCTGATCGGCACCTCGACGAACATCCTCGCCGGCGGGCTCTCGCGGGAACTGCTGGACCGGCCGATCGGGATGTTCGAGTTCACCTCCCTCGGGTTCGTCGTGTTGTTCGTCGGCGCGGCGTATCTCCTGACCGTCGGTCGGCGGCTTACCCCCGAACGGATCCCGGCGAAAGCCGACGCGGTCGATCGGTTCGACGTCCAGCCGTACCTTTCGCGCCTCGTCGTTCGCGACGATTCCCCGCTGGTTGGCGTTCCGATCCGGAAGGCGTTCGCCGCCGAGTTCGACGCGATCGAAGCCGGCAGTCCCGTCGATGACAACGGCGTCGCGCTGTTACTCGTGGAGCGCGCCGACGAGACGATCCACGGAGCGAGATCGGATCGGCCGATCGAGCCCGGCGACGAACTCGTCGTCCGCGCCCCCCGGGCGCGGCTCCGGGAACTCGCATCGGAGTACGGGCTCCGGCGAGCTCGACGCGCGACAGTCACCGACGACACGCTGCGGTCTGCAGCTGTCGAGAGCCGGCTCGTCGAGGCGCTTGTCTCCCCTGAGTCGTCCGCGATCGGGGACAGCCTCGGCGAACTCTCCCTCCGGGATCGGTTCGACGCCACCGTTCTCGCGGTCCGCCGGGACGAGAACCTGCACCACGAGAGACTCTCGGAGTTCGTTCTGGAACCGGGGGACACGCTGCTGCTCCAGACCACCGACGACGGGGGGCGACTCCTCGCAGCCGACGACGAGTTCCTGCTCACGGGCGGCTTCGCAGCCGAACTCCAGGCGCTCGACGAGGCGAAACCAGAGCCGCTCTCCGCGACCGCGCCGATCGCGCTACCGACGATGGCCGGTGTCATAGTCGTCGCCGGGCTCGGGCTCGTTCCGATCGTGATCGCGGCGCTGGGTGGCGCGTTCGTCATGCTCGCGACCGGCTGTTTGACGACGAGTGACGCCTACGAGGCGGTGAACTGGAACGTAATTTTCCTTCTGGCCGGCGTGATCCCGCTGGGGCTTGCCATGCAGGCGACGGGCGGCACGCTCTGGCTCGCCGGACTGCTGGAGGCGCTTTCGGGCGCGATCTCGCTCGTCGGGCTCCTGTTGATCTTTTATGTACTCACGGGGCTGTTGTCGAACGTGATCACGCCCGTCGCGAGCGTGATCCTCATGATTCCAGTGGCCGTCGACACCGCGATCGCCGCCGGCGGTGATCCCTTTTCGTTTCTCCTCGCGGTGATGTTCGCCAGCAGCGCCGCGTTCATGACGCCGGTCGGCTACCAGACCAACCTCATGGTGTACGGTCCCGGCGGCTACCGGTTCGTCGACTACCTCCGGGTCGGTGGCCCCCTGCAGTTCCTGATCGCGGTCGTGGTCACCGTCGGGATCTGGGCCATCTGGGGCGTCGCGGCGTGA